One window from the genome of Spirosoma rhododendri encodes:
- a CDS encoding YjbH domain-containing protein: MTKRSKRWPYLLLLLATVRLAGAQNTPNRIMSALENLTVDSAQYRVVYEQRLYRNPMTAMRAISRTAVANTATTLVPLFQGVSIAQYRLSPTFSTSLLTRRDRIAYADAVPFNRRAYKLDFRLQPEFTANFGNRDRPVQSKTNILLQSQLYLRRGLVLNWGIVFPIVNDLDNQALNVRPAPIFLNQFLALNQADFMSISAGLFYTDRYGLNVQYRHADLRSPWSFGLETSLTGFYFFPKDGFYYQSPTDLLLLADLAYRIGRHNVTLKVSGGQYLYNDRGGRIDFIRQFPNVEVGFFATKTGNGSTAGFNFAIPIPPGRIAQTKRVRLRSTEEFRWEYNYSRGYNIGSRYKVGYQLDALLRQYHNSYLKSQ; encoded by the coding sequence ATGACAAAGCGCAGTAAGCGTTGGCCCTATCTGCTGCTGTTGCTGGCAACGGTACGGCTGGCGGGTGCTCAAAACACGCCCAACCGAATCATGAGCGCCCTGGAAAACCTGACCGTCGACAGTGCGCAGTACCGTGTCGTGTACGAGCAGCGGCTGTACCGTAATCCCATGACCGCGATGCGGGCCATAAGTCGCACTGCCGTTGCCAACACGGCTACGACGCTGGTTCCGCTTTTTCAGGGCGTATCGATTGCGCAGTATCGTCTGTCGCCCACGTTCAGCACCAGTCTGCTAACCCGCCGGGACCGGATTGCCTACGCCGACGCGGTACCGTTCAACCGGCGGGCCTACAAGCTTGATTTTCGTCTTCAGCCGGAGTTCACGGCTAACTTCGGAAATCGTGACCGGCCGGTGCAGAGCAAAACCAACATCCTGCTGCAAAGCCAGCTTTATCTGCGTCGGGGTCTGGTACTCAACTGGGGTATCGTGTTTCCAATCGTGAATGATCTGGATAATCAGGCGCTGAATGTTCGTCCGGCCCCGATCTTCCTGAACCAGTTCCTGGCGCTTAACCAGGCTGACTTTATGAGTATTTCGGCGGGATTGTTCTACACGGACCGGTACGGCCTGAACGTGCAGTACCGGCACGCAGACCTGCGGTCTCCCTGGTCATTCGGGCTTGAAACCAGCCTGACCGGGTTTTACTTCTTCCCCAAAGACGGCTTTTATTATCAGTCGCCCACGGACCTGCTGCTGCTGGCTGATCTGGCTTACCGCATTGGCCGACATAATGTAACGCTGAAAGTATCGGGCGGGCAGTACCTGTACAATGACCGGGGCGGACGAATTGACTTTATCCGGCAGTTTCCGAATGTTGAGGTGGGCTTTTTTGCGACCAAAACGGGAAATGGCTCGACCGCTGGCTTTAACTTCGCTATCCCTATCCCGCCGGGACGTATTGCGCAGACGAAGCGGGTCAGGCTGCGAAGTACCGAAGAGTTTCGGTGGGAGTATAACTACAGCCGGGGCTACAACATCGGCTCCCGGTACAAAGTGGGCTATCAGCTCGATGCCCTCTTGCGACAGTACCACAACAGTTATCTTAAAAGTCAGTAG
- a CDS encoding YjbH domain-containing protein, protein MIPDVRLLYSVMTRRLSRVCLLGMLSGVLSGTTVLGQVNISGKPGLLYVPTATLLPDGTFHAGVAYNPVNYAFRFNPALNPKLTTRNSESIFFVNLVMLPRLELNVNLLRPNGPVQYGARGIGDRQIDMKYGVLTETARRPSVAVILSIPFGIDNSLITNAIVATKHVSLSSAIELELTAGYASPYFLERSDTRNDQNSTLFSGFIFQDKRDKAAYYLAGPIAGIKASLSRKGGLMAEWDSQHINLGGYATLFRHWTVQAGVLNFDQLTVGTSYAFSLLPTKQTTSHDKAQ, encoded by the coding sequence ATGATCCCGGACGTACGTTTACTATACAGTGTAATGACCCGGCGGCTCAGCCGGGTGTGTCTATTGGGAATGCTGAGCGGGGTATTGTCAGGCACGACCGTGCTTGGGCAGGTCAACATATCGGGGAAACCGGGGCTGCTTTACGTGCCCACCGCTACCTTGCTGCCCGACGGTACGTTCCATGCGGGTGTCGCCTATAATCCGGTGAACTATGCGTTTCGCTTTAATCCGGCACTAAACCCGAAGCTAACGACGCGTAACTCGGAAAGTATCTTCTTTGTCAACCTGGTTATGCTGCCCCGGCTTGAACTGAATGTCAATCTGCTGCGACCCAACGGCCCGGTTCAGTACGGGGCGCGCGGGATTGGTGATCGGCAGATCGATATGAAATATGGCGTGCTGACCGAAACTGCCCGCCGACCGTCGGTTGCCGTTATTCTGTCTATCCCGTTCGGTATCGATAACTCACTTATTACCAATGCTATCGTAGCGACGAAGCACGTTTCGCTGTCGTCGGCGATCGAGCTGGAACTGACAGCTGGCTACGCTAGTCCTTACTTTCTTGAACGATCAGACACGCGGAATGATCAGAACTCAACCCTGTTTTCGGGCTTTATTTTTCAGGACAAGCGGGACAAGGCCGCTTACTATCTGGCGGGGCCGATTGCTGGTATCAAAGCCAGCCTGAGCCGAAAAGGGGGATTGATGGCCGAGTGGGATTCGCAGCATATCAACCTGGGTGGGTACGCTACGCTGTTCAGGCACTGGACCGTGCAGGCGGGAGTATTGAATTTTGATCAGCTGACCGTGGGAACGTCCTACGCCTTCTCTCTTTTGCCCACCAAACAGACGACCAGTCATGACAAAGCGCAGTAA